One window of the Macaca thibetana thibetana isolate TM-01 chromosome 1, ASM2454274v1, whole genome shotgun sequence genome contains the following:
- the LOC126953791 gene encoding putative uncharacterized protein PIK3CD-AS1, translated as MPSHSACSVLSIAPEPPWDLRKYLLNIVAEEKRSPQLSAKTRRRGLRLQKRRNALFLLEGDIRVVGSTSGARALIPETSKQERSGTVIAYCNLELLASSDPPVWASQSSGMTGMSYRYQPQPGFKSTPPAHSSVFHHSVQVPKEDQAQEAASRPLTSQDGWNPNIKK; from the exons ATGCCCTCCCACTCTGCCTGCTCTGTTCTTAGCATAGCCCCTGAGCCCCCGTGGGATCTCAGGAAATACTTGCTAAACATAGTAGCGGAGGAGAAACGGAGCCCACAGCTTAGTGCAAAGACCCGGCGGCGTGGACTGAGGCTGCAGAAACGCAGAAACGCGCTTTTCCTGCTAGAAGGGGACATCCGCGTGGTCGGGAGTACCTCTGGGGCACGTGCCCTAATTCCAGAAACATCTAA gcaggagcgcagtggcactgtaatagcttactgcaaccttgaactcctggcttcaagtgatcctcccgtctgggcctcccaaagctctgggatgacaggtatgagctaccgctATCAGCCACAACCGGGTTTTAAGAGCACTCCTCCAGCCCACTCCAGTGTCTTCCATCATTCTGTGCAAGTACCAAAAGAGGACCAAGCCCAGGAAGCCGCCAGCAGGCCTCTCACCAGCCAAGATGGCTGGAATCCTAATATCAAGAAATGA